One window of Populus nigra chromosome 5, ddPopNigr1.1, whole genome shotgun sequence genomic DNA carries:
- the LOC133694939 gene encoding uncharacterized protein LOC133694939 isoform X1, which produces MLKQSIIFLSENHTLKRKRKSADDSFPLTDMDDIHSLTIISPQQHKHKLFMFHLPGLVHQVKAFHIILVLSCALFCFAMCGPCLTNGMQNSMEDDSCESYGDDGSVGFQDISISDTSLGYAAGSSMTRLNFENICTSSHLFCFLSTLPGFSPKEHKLKVAALEVSRSQSDGSLSVESTQGGRWLENKNWSLDHGMFQLSNGLAVSCSMNSREGVDELSSTQTSRADQCDPSSCKGPLPTQKSTSARLRKKSEMMKYGAFDVSPPHVEISPPAIDWGQSHLYYPSVAFLTVANTCNESILHLFEPFSTNTQFYACNFSEVLLGPGEVASICFVFLPRWLGFSSAHLILQTSSGGFLVQVKGYAVESPYNISPLFSLDVPSSGQLRKTFSLFNPFDETLYVKEVSAWISVSQGNILHNTEATCSLEILGGPDELSLLGVKDWLVVRNAQMGFPLMAMKPQESWEILPHSSGTIMEMDFSFESEGNVYGAFCMQLLRSSQDKTDTVMVPLELEWDGKVAYSGFAGLVSVSLETLVPYDVGSTVVVAISLRNEAPHVLNVVNVREVAAVKAFQIKYIEGLLLFPGTVTQVATITCTHLLVQLHDSTSEMSNMNKDCKLVVLTNDSSSPQIEIPCQDIVHICLRHQKDSFIGYGNHSEDAKSGERTETGNRRTGSLCSGKLSLLEMKAIETAEADEFVLGNWKSQGTMSGMSVLDDHEVLFPMVQVGTHHSRWITVKNPSEHPVVMQLILNSGEIIDECRGTDGSMDPPSSRIFVHAELTAPARYGFSMAESALTEAYVHPYGKASFGPIFFHPSNRCGWRSSALIRNNLSGVEWLSLIGFGGLLSLVLLDGSEPVQSIEFNLNLPMPLNISPPDGLFNMEETACACSVPSSKELYAKNMGDLPLEVKSIEVSGSEYGLDGFMVHTCKGFSLEPGESTKLLISYQSDFSAAMVHRDLELALTSGILVIPIKASLPLYMFNLCKKSVFWMQLKKFSAAVLLATSLMFLIFCCIFPQVVALGFKNYYHNNEKSSTNTVRSAGKASHMHRNQRKSKFSMSRGMDSLLTSVGEDKASNQTSIGKYADGHDGPPEQGLTINNLTSTLENHKQDNILSYTKKDKAVPSLMSKSIAVENSDTLDAPQSPNFTVGIGKEKGRRRRRRKGVSACLTGPLEVSSNQSGNSTPSSPLSPVSATPNRIWSPSSDADTIEVRNPFTQVAAQQFRKVPVSESATKTVVLEPKVSMKCHGYNYFSATREQPLVPSKTFSKPSPALPCSSDAAPSLHYSSPLSSTSTSTIAPIARAPGAKLLNQRSVKVDEKVGGEYTYDIWGDHFSELHLVGSPKDNTTMKTIATEDNSNSFFVGGPQTLVVKSQPKSKIRSRNSNLMKMQM; this is translated from the exons ATGCTCAAacaatcaattatttttctctctgaAAATCACAccctaaaaagaaagagaaaatcagCAGATGATTCCTTTCCCCTCACAGACATGGACGACATCCACAGCTTAACAATCATATCTCCCCAACAACATAAGCACAAGCTCTTCATGTTCCACCTCCC GGGATTGGTTCACCAGGTCAAAGCATTCCATATTATTCTGGTTCTGTCGTGTGCCCTTTTTTGCTTTGCTATGTGTGGACCGTGCTTGACGAATGGAATGCAGAATTCCATGGAAGATGATTCTTGTGAGTCCTATGGGGATGATGGTAGTGTTGGATTTCAAGATATTAGCATTAGTGATACTAGTTTGGGCTATGCAGCTGGAAGTTCTATGACCCGCTTAAATTTTGAGAATATTTGTACCAGTTCTCATTTGTTCTGCTTTCTTTCAACATTGCCTGGTTTTTCGCCTAAAGAACACAAGCTTAAAGTAGCTGCTTTAGAAGTTTCTAGGAGTCAGTCTGATGGTTCGTTATCTGTAGAATCGACTCAGGGTGGCAGGTGGTTAGAGAACAAGAACTGGTCATTGGATCATGGCATGTTCCAGTTATCAAATGGCCTGGCTGTTTCCTGTTCTATGAACTCTAGGGAAGGTGTTGATGAGTTATCATCCACTCAAACCAGTAGAGCTGACCAATGTGACCCTTCTTCGTGTAAAGGTCCTTTACCAACTCAGAAGAGCACAAGTGCTAGGCTGAGGAAAAAGTCTGAGATGATGAAATATGGTGCTTTTGATGTTTCTCCTCCCCATGTAGAAATCAGCCCTCCTGCAATTGACTGGGGGCAGAGCCATTTATATTATCCCTCAGTAGCATTCTTAACAGTGGCAAATACCTGTAATGAGAGCATTTTACATCTCTTTGAACCGTTTAGTACCAATACACAGTTCTATGCCTGCAATTTTAGTGAGGTTTTGTTAGGACCAGGCGAAGTagcttcaatttgttttgtgtttttgccTAGATGGTTGGGCTTTTCCTCAGCTCATTTGATCTTGCAGACAAGCTCTGGTGGATTCCTGGTCCAGGTCAAGGGTTATGCGGTTGAGTCGCCTTACAATATTAGTCCTTTATTCAGCCTTGATGTTCCTTCTAGTGGACAGTTGAGGAagactttttctttatttaatccTTTCGATGAAACCCTTTATGTGAAGGAAGTAAGTGCATGGATATCAGTTTCTCAAGGGAATATTTTGCATAACACTGAAGCAACCTGCAGTTTGGAAATTTTGGGAGGTCCTGATGAGCTCAGCCTGTTGGGAGTCAAGGATTGGTTGGTTGTTAGGAATGCTCAAATGGGTTTTCCATTGATGGCTATGAAGCCCCAAGAAAGTTGGGAGATCCTTCCTCACAGCAGTGGAACCATCATGGAGATGGACTTCTCATTTGAATCTGAAGGAAATGTTTATGGTGCTTTTTGTATGCAGTTGCTGAGGTCCTCTCAGGACAAGACCGATACTGTAATGGTTCCTCTTGAGCTTGAATGGGATGGAAAAGTAGCTTACAGTGGCTTTGCCGGTTTAGTTTCAGTTTCTCTTGAAACTCTGGTTCCATATGATGTTGGCAGCACCGTTGTTGTTGCTATCTCATTGAGAAATGAAGCTCCTCATGTGTTGAATGTTGTCAATGTTAGGGAAGTTGCAGCAGTGAAGGCTTTCCAGATCAAGTACATTGAAGGCTTGCTACTTTTCCCTGGCACTGTCACCCAAGTTGCTACAATTACATGTACGCATCTACTTGTTCAATTACATGATTCTACATCTGAAATGTCAAATATGAACAAAGATTGCAAATTAGTGGTACTGACAAATGACTCGAGTAGTCCTCAAATTGAAATTCCTTGTCAGGATATAGTTCATATTTGTTTGAGACATCAGAAGGATTCATTCATTGGATATGGTAATCACTCCGAAGATGCCAAATCTGGTGAAAGGACTGAAACTGGCAATAGAAGGACAGGGTCATTGTGCAGTGGCAAGCTGTCGCTGTTAGAGATGAAG GCGATAGAGACAGCAGAAGCAGATGAATTTGTACTGGGCAATTGGAAATCTCAAGGTACCATGAGTGGCATGTCTGTGCTTGATGATCATGAGGTGCTGTTCCCAATGGTTCAGGTTGGAACTCATCACTCTAGGTGGATCACTGTAAAGAATCCTAGTGAACATCCAGTTGTAATGCAGCTCATTCTTAACTCAGGAGAGATTATTGATGAGTGCAGGGGCACAGATGGTTCTATGGATCCCCCTTCATCGAGAATTTTTGTCCATGCTGAATTGACTGCTCCTGCCAGGTATGGGTTCTCAATGGCAGAGAGTGCACTAACAGAAGCTTATGTTCATCCTTATGGCAAAGCATCTTTTGGACCAATATTCTTTCACCCTTCAAATCGTTGTGGGTGGAGAAGTTCAGCCCTGATAAGAAACAATCTTTCTGGTGTAGAGTGGTTATCTTTGATAGGGTTTGGAGGGTTACTCTCTCTAGTCCTGCTTGATGGTTCAGAGCCTGTTCAGAGCATAGAATTTAACCTTAACTTGCCAATGCCCCTGAATATTTCTCCTCCAGATGGGCTATTTAACATGGAAGAGACTGCTTGTGCTTGTTCTGTGCCCTCATCTAAAGAGCTGTATGCCAAGAATATGGGAGACTTGCCACTTGAGGTGAAAAGTATTGAAGTTTCTGGGTCTGAGTATGGGTTGGATGGGTTTATGGTTCACACTTGTAAAGGTTTTTCTCTTGAACCAGGGGAGTCAACAAAGCTTCTGATCTCATACCAGTCTGATTTTTCTGCAGCTATGGTGCACAGAGATCTTGAACTGGCCTTGACTAGTGGAATTCTTGTGATACCCATAAAGGCAAGTCTTCCTTTGTACATGTTCAATCTCTGTAAAAAATCAGTATTCTGGATGCAGTTGAAGAAATTCTCTGCTGCAGTCCTCCTTGCCACTTCCTTAATGTTTCTGATATTCTGTTGCATATTTCCTCAAGTGGTTGCTCTTGGCTTTAAGAATTACTATCATAACAATGAGAAAAGCTCCACTAATACTGTAAGAAGTGCAGGAAAAGCTTCTCATATGCATCGTAACCAGAGAAAGAGTAAGTTCTCTATGTCCAGGGGAATGGACAGTTTGTTAACATCAGTTGGGGAAGACAAGGCCTCTAATCAGACATCTATTGGTAAATATGCTGATGGTCATGATGGACCCCCGGAACAGGGGCTAACTATTAATAATTTGACGTCAACTCTAGAAAATCACAAACAAGATAACATTTTGTCTTATACTAAAAAGGATAAAGCAGTACCATCTTTGATGTCAAAATCCATAGCGGTTGAGAATTCTGATACACTTGATGCTCCCCAATCTCCCAACTTTACAGTCGGGATCggaaaagagaaaggaagaagGCGAAGGAGGAGGAAGGGTGTGAGTGCATGCTTAACAGGACCGCTTGAAGTATCGAGTAATCAAAGTGGAAATTCTACCCCTTCATCTCCCCTGTCTCCTGTATCTGCAACACCCAACCGAATATGGTCGCCATCTTCTGATGCAGACACTATTGAGGTGAGAAATCCATTCACTCAAGTGGCAGCCCAACAGTTCAGGAAGGTTCCGGTTTCTGAATCTGCTACCAAGACAGTTGTCCTGGAGCCCAAGGTTTCTATGAAATGCCATGGTTACAACTACTTTTCTGCTACTCGTGAGCAACCTTTAGTGCCCAGCAAGACCTTTTCTAAACCTTCTCCTGCACTTCCTTGTTCTAGTGATGCTGCCCCCAGTCTGCATTATTCTTCTCCcttgtcatcaacatcaacatcaacaattGCTCCTATTGCTCGAGCTCCTGGAGCAAAACTTTTAAACCAAAGAAGTGTTAAAGTAGATGAAAAGGTGGGGGGTGAATATACATATGATATCTGGGGTGACCATTTTTCTGAACTCCATTTGGTGGGTAGCCCAAAGGATAATACAACCATGAAAACAATAGCAACAGAAGACAATTCCAATAGCTTCTTTGTAGGGGGTCCACAAACCCTGGTGGTGAAATCTCAACCAAAATCT AAAATAAGATCACGCAACTCCAATTTGATGAAAATGCAGATGTGA
- the LOC133694939 gene encoding uncharacterized protein LOC133694939 isoform X2, which yields MLKQSIIFLSENHTLKRKRKSADDSFPLTDMDDIHSLTIISPQQHKHKLFMFHLPGLVHQVKAFHIILVLSCALFCFAMCGPCLTNGMQNSMEDDSCESYGDDGSVGFQDISISDTSLGYAAGSSMTRLNFENICTSSHLFCFLSTLPGFSPKEHKLKVAALEVSRSQSDGSLSVESTQGGRWLENKNWSLDHGMFQLSNGLAVSCSMNSREGVDELSSTQTSRADQCDPSSCKGPLPTQKSTSARLRKKSEMMKYGAFDVSPPHVEISPPAIDWGQSHLYYPSVAFLTVANTCNESILHLFEPFSTNTQFYACNFSEVLLGPGEVASICFVFLPRWLGFSSAHLILQTSSGGFLVQVKGYAVESPYNISPLFSLDVPSSGQLRKTFSLFNPFDETLYVKEVSAWISVSQGNILHNTEATCSLEILGGPDELSLLGVKDWLVVRNAQMGFPLMAMKPQESWEILPHSSGTIMEMDFSFESEGNVYGAFCMQLLRSSQDKTDTVMVPLELEWDGKVAYSGFAGLVSVSLETLVPYDVGSTVVVAISLRNEAPHVLNVVNVREVAAVKAFQIKYIEGLLLFPGTVTQVATITCTHLLVQLHDSTSEMSNMNKDCKLVVLTNDSSSPQIEIPCQDIVHICLRHQKDSFIGYGNHSEDAKSGERTETGNRRTGSLCSGKLSLLEMKAIETAEADEFVLGNWKSQGTMSGMSVLDDHEVLFPMVQVGTHHSRWITVKNPSEHPVVMQLILNSGEIIDECRGTDGSMDPPSSRIFVHAELTAPARYGFSMAESALTEAYVHPYGKASFGPIFFHPSNRCGWRSSALIRNNLSGVEWLSLIGFGGLLSLVLLDGSEPVQSIEFNLNLPMPLNISPPDGLFNMEETACACSVPSSKELYAKNMGDLPLEVKSIEVSGSEYGLDGFMVHTCKGFSLEPGESTKLLISYQSDFSAAMVHRDLELALTSGILVIPIKASLPLYMFNLCKKSVFWMQLKKFSAAVLLATSLMFLIFCCIFPQVVALGFKNYYHNNEKSSTNTVRSAGKASHMHRNQRKSKFSMSRGMDSLLTSVGEDKASNQTSIGKYADGHDGPPEQGLTINNLTSTLENHKQDNILSYTKKDKAVPSLMSKSIAVENSDTLDAPQSPNFTVGIGKEKGRRRRRRKGVSACLTGPLEVSSNQSGNSTPSSPLSPVSATPNRIWSPSSDADTIEVRNPFTQVAAQQFRKVPVSESATKTVVLEPKVSMKCHGYNYFSATREQPLVPSKTFSKPSPALPCSSDAAPSLHYSSPLSSTSTSTIAPIARAPGAKLLNQRSVKVDEKVGGEYTYDIWGDHFSELHLVGSPKDNTTMKTIATEDNSNSFFVGGPQTLVVKSQPKSVSFFQQEG from the exons ATGCTCAAacaatcaattatttttctctctgaAAATCACAccctaaaaagaaagagaaaatcagCAGATGATTCCTTTCCCCTCACAGACATGGACGACATCCACAGCTTAACAATCATATCTCCCCAACAACATAAGCACAAGCTCTTCATGTTCCACCTCCC GGGATTGGTTCACCAGGTCAAAGCATTCCATATTATTCTGGTTCTGTCGTGTGCCCTTTTTTGCTTTGCTATGTGTGGACCGTGCTTGACGAATGGAATGCAGAATTCCATGGAAGATGATTCTTGTGAGTCCTATGGGGATGATGGTAGTGTTGGATTTCAAGATATTAGCATTAGTGATACTAGTTTGGGCTATGCAGCTGGAAGTTCTATGACCCGCTTAAATTTTGAGAATATTTGTACCAGTTCTCATTTGTTCTGCTTTCTTTCAACATTGCCTGGTTTTTCGCCTAAAGAACACAAGCTTAAAGTAGCTGCTTTAGAAGTTTCTAGGAGTCAGTCTGATGGTTCGTTATCTGTAGAATCGACTCAGGGTGGCAGGTGGTTAGAGAACAAGAACTGGTCATTGGATCATGGCATGTTCCAGTTATCAAATGGCCTGGCTGTTTCCTGTTCTATGAACTCTAGGGAAGGTGTTGATGAGTTATCATCCACTCAAACCAGTAGAGCTGACCAATGTGACCCTTCTTCGTGTAAAGGTCCTTTACCAACTCAGAAGAGCACAAGTGCTAGGCTGAGGAAAAAGTCTGAGATGATGAAATATGGTGCTTTTGATGTTTCTCCTCCCCATGTAGAAATCAGCCCTCCTGCAATTGACTGGGGGCAGAGCCATTTATATTATCCCTCAGTAGCATTCTTAACAGTGGCAAATACCTGTAATGAGAGCATTTTACATCTCTTTGAACCGTTTAGTACCAATACACAGTTCTATGCCTGCAATTTTAGTGAGGTTTTGTTAGGACCAGGCGAAGTagcttcaatttgttttgtgtttttgccTAGATGGTTGGGCTTTTCCTCAGCTCATTTGATCTTGCAGACAAGCTCTGGTGGATTCCTGGTCCAGGTCAAGGGTTATGCGGTTGAGTCGCCTTACAATATTAGTCCTTTATTCAGCCTTGATGTTCCTTCTAGTGGACAGTTGAGGAagactttttctttatttaatccTTTCGATGAAACCCTTTATGTGAAGGAAGTAAGTGCATGGATATCAGTTTCTCAAGGGAATATTTTGCATAACACTGAAGCAACCTGCAGTTTGGAAATTTTGGGAGGTCCTGATGAGCTCAGCCTGTTGGGAGTCAAGGATTGGTTGGTTGTTAGGAATGCTCAAATGGGTTTTCCATTGATGGCTATGAAGCCCCAAGAAAGTTGGGAGATCCTTCCTCACAGCAGTGGAACCATCATGGAGATGGACTTCTCATTTGAATCTGAAGGAAATGTTTATGGTGCTTTTTGTATGCAGTTGCTGAGGTCCTCTCAGGACAAGACCGATACTGTAATGGTTCCTCTTGAGCTTGAATGGGATGGAAAAGTAGCTTACAGTGGCTTTGCCGGTTTAGTTTCAGTTTCTCTTGAAACTCTGGTTCCATATGATGTTGGCAGCACCGTTGTTGTTGCTATCTCATTGAGAAATGAAGCTCCTCATGTGTTGAATGTTGTCAATGTTAGGGAAGTTGCAGCAGTGAAGGCTTTCCAGATCAAGTACATTGAAGGCTTGCTACTTTTCCCTGGCACTGTCACCCAAGTTGCTACAATTACATGTACGCATCTACTTGTTCAATTACATGATTCTACATCTGAAATGTCAAATATGAACAAAGATTGCAAATTAGTGGTACTGACAAATGACTCGAGTAGTCCTCAAATTGAAATTCCTTGTCAGGATATAGTTCATATTTGTTTGAGACATCAGAAGGATTCATTCATTGGATATGGTAATCACTCCGAAGATGCCAAATCTGGTGAAAGGACTGAAACTGGCAATAGAAGGACAGGGTCATTGTGCAGTGGCAAGCTGTCGCTGTTAGAGATGAAG GCGATAGAGACAGCAGAAGCAGATGAATTTGTACTGGGCAATTGGAAATCTCAAGGTACCATGAGTGGCATGTCTGTGCTTGATGATCATGAGGTGCTGTTCCCAATGGTTCAGGTTGGAACTCATCACTCTAGGTGGATCACTGTAAAGAATCCTAGTGAACATCCAGTTGTAATGCAGCTCATTCTTAACTCAGGAGAGATTATTGATGAGTGCAGGGGCACAGATGGTTCTATGGATCCCCCTTCATCGAGAATTTTTGTCCATGCTGAATTGACTGCTCCTGCCAGGTATGGGTTCTCAATGGCAGAGAGTGCACTAACAGAAGCTTATGTTCATCCTTATGGCAAAGCATCTTTTGGACCAATATTCTTTCACCCTTCAAATCGTTGTGGGTGGAGAAGTTCAGCCCTGATAAGAAACAATCTTTCTGGTGTAGAGTGGTTATCTTTGATAGGGTTTGGAGGGTTACTCTCTCTAGTCCTGCTTGATGGTTCAGAGCCTGTTCAGAGCATAGAATTTAACCTTAACTTGCCAATGCCCCTGAATATTTCTCCTCCAGATGGGCTATTTAACATGGAAGAGACTGCTTGTGCTTGTTCTGTGCCCTCATCTAAAGAGCTGTATGCCAAGAATATGGGAGACTTGCCACTTGAGGTGAAAAGTATTGAAGTTTCTGGGTCTGAGTATGGGTTGGATGGGTTTATGGTTCACACTTGTAAAGGTTTTTCTCTTGAACCAGGGGAGTCAACAAAGCTTCTGATCTCATACCAGTCTGATTTTTCTGCAGCTATGGTGCACAGAGATCTTGAACTGGCCTTGACTAGTGGAATTCTTGTGATACCCATAAAGGCAAGTCTTCCTTTGTACATGTTCAATCTCTGTAAAAAATCAGTATTCTGGATGCAGTTGAAGAAATTCTCTGCTGCAGTCCTCCTTGCCACTTCCTTAATGTTTCTGATATTCTGTTGCATATTTCCTCAAGTGGTTGCTCTTGGCTTTAAGAATTACTATCATAACAATGAGAAAAGCTCCACTAATACTGTAAGAAGTGCAGGAAAAGCTTCTCATATGCATCGTAACCAGAGAAAGAGTAAGTTCTCTATGTCCAGGGGAATGGACAGTTTGTTAACATCAGTTGGGGAAGACAAGGCCTCTAATCAGACATCTATTGGTAAATATGCTGATGGTCATGATGGACCCCCGGAACAGGGGCTAACTATTAATAATTTGACGTCAACTCTAGAAAATCACAAACAAGATAACATTTTGTCTTATACTAAAAAGGATAAAGCAGTACCATCTTTGATGTCAAAATCCATAGCGGTTGAGAATTCTGATACACTTGATGCTCCCCAATCTCCCAACTTTACAGTCGGGATCggaaaagagaaaggaagaagGCGAAGGAGGAGGAAGGGTGTGAGTGCATGCTTAACAGGACCGCTTGAAGTATCGAGTAATCAAAGTGGAAATTCTACCCCTTCATCTCCCCTGTCTCCTGTATCTGCAACACCCAACCGAATATGGTCGCCATCTTCTGATGCAGACACTATTGAGGTGAGAAATCCATTCACTCAAGTGGCAGCCCAACAGTTCAGGAAGGTTCCGGTTTCTGAATCTGCTACCAAGACAGTTGTCCTGGAGCCCAAGGTTTCTATGAAATGCCATGGTTACAACTACTTTTCTGCTACTCGTGAGCAACCTTTAGTGCCCAGCAAGACCTTTTCTAAACCTTCTCCTGCACTTCCTTGTTCTAGTGATGCTGCCCCCAGTCTGCATTATTCTTCTCCcttgtcatcaacatcaacatcaacaattGCTCCTATTGCTCGAGCTCCTGGAGCAAAACTTTTAAACCAAAGAAGTGTTAAAGTAGATGAAAAGGTGGGGGGTGAATATACATATGATATCTGGGGTGACCATTTTTCTGAACTCCATTTGGTGGGTAGCCCAAAGGATAATACAACCATGAAAACAATAGCAACAGAAGACAATTCCAATAGCTTCTTTGTAGGGGGTCCACAAACCCTGGTGGTGAAATCTCAACCAAAATCTGTGAGTTTCTTTCAACAAGAGGgttaa